From one Leptospira noumeaensis genomic stretch:
- a CDS encoding glycoside hydrolase family 3 protein, translating to MNQVLLRTSFSLFLLFGFFGSSYCFGFYLTELDANERKTWLDTKAWAITNTMSEEELVGQTIHIAIPQKTVDPIALEEIASTKPGGIILFGKNLGKKEEILSLTRDLQTAAKEKGLAPFFISTDQEGGRVFRVQDGITPYPGAMAVGQTGNTEWGEVVGFVTSYELRSLGLNFLFAPVLDINNNPLNPVINTRSFGSDSKRVSDVAVAYEKGARAGGCLPVIKHFPGHGDTTVDSHLGLPIINKSLEELETLELVPFKRSIAGGAEAVMSAHIMYPKIDPQFPATLSKNILTDVLRKELNFDGIIITDAMEMHAISKNYEKDRPGVLTILAGANIVLLTSWGETARKFKAQLSEAYKNGEFRYVDKDGKEHDKLKEAVQKQIRKKLELGLYDENSILPKVYEENQKQKEFLTNWNLERDQRYAKLNESKNFVKEINEDSIRSYPKSIQTSGILPSETVSFVKNNRLKETLKTKKVNTVAFKSFQTQIKDKSITTYLFDSTSENEILSIAALAKKNPSKRFIILHGGTPFVKLPELPNLQYLLSFSLTQGSWEAFGEKLTSGKEIPKVDLILLPKGSKTPSKGAFPERL from the coding sequence ATGAACCAAGTTCTTCTACGCACTTCCTTTTCCCTCTTTCTCCTTTTTGGATTTTTTGGCTCTTCCTATTGTTTTGGTTTTTATCTGACCGAACTTGACGCCAACGAACGTAAAACTTGGTTGGATACAAAAGCTTGGGCCATCACAAACACAATGTCAGAAGAAGAACTTGTGGGCCAAACCATCCACATTGCCATCCCGCAAAAGACAGTGGATCCAATTGCTTTGGAAGAAATTGCATCCACAAAACCCGGTGGGATCATTCTCTTTGGAAAAAATCTGGGCAAAAAAGAAGAAATCCTCTCTCTCACTCGTGACTTACAAACTGCTGCAAAGGAAAAGGGCCTTGCTCCATTTTTTATTTCCACAGACCAAGAGGGTGGGCGTGTGTTCCGAGTCCAAGATGGAATCACACCTTACCCTGGTGCTATGGCAGTCGGCCAAACAGGAAATACGGAATGGGGGGAAGTAGTCGGTTTTGTCACCTCTTACGAACTTCGTAGCCTTGGGCTCAATTTTCTTTTTGCACCCGTTCTCGACATCAATAACAATCCGTTAAATCCAGTCATCAACACACGTTCGTTTGGTTCCGATTCCAAAAGAGTTTCTGATGTAGCTGTGGCTTATGAAAAAGGAGCACGTGCAGGTGGATGCCTTCCTGTCATCAAACACTTTCCAGGTCATGGAGATACTACAGTCGATAGCCATTTGGGACTTCCTATCATTAACAAAAGTTTGGAAGAGTTAGAAACATTGGAGCTAGTTCCTTTCAAACGTTCCATTGCTGGCGGTGCAGAGGCTGTGATGTCAGCTCACATCATGTATCCAAAAATTGATCCCCAATTTCCAGCCACACTTTCCAAAAACATACTAACAGATGTTTTGCGAAAGGAATTAAACTTTGATGGAATCATCATCACAGACGCGATGGAGATGCATGCCATTTCTAAAAATTACGAAAAAGATAGACCTGGTGTTCTTACAATCCTCGCTGGTGCCAATATTGTCCTTTTGACAAGTTGGGGAGAAACAGCAAGAAAGTTCAAAGCCCAACTGAGTGAGGCTTACAAAAATGGTGAGTTTCGTTATGTGGACAAAGACGGTAAAGAACATGACAAACTAAAAGAAGCCGTCCAAAAACAAATTCGTAAAAAACTAGAACTTGGGCTTTATGATGAAAACTCCATCCTTCCCAAAGTGTATGAGGAAAACCAAAAACAAAAAGAATTCCTCACCAATTGGAATTTGGAAAGAGACCAAAGATATGCGAAGTTAAACGAGTCAAAAAACTTTGTAAAAGAAATCAACGAAGACTCCATTCGCTCCTATCCCAAATCCATACAAACTTCAGGGATCCTTCCTTCGGAAACTGTATCCTTTGTGAAAAACAATCGTTTGAAAGAAACTTTGAAAACAAAAAAGGTAAACACCGTAGCTTTCAAATCTTTCCAAACTCAAATCAAAGACAAATCCATCACAACTTACCTTTTTGATTCTACTTCCGAAAACGAAATTCTTTCCATAGCTGCCCTCGCCAAAAAAAATCCGAGCAAAAGATTTATCATCTTACACGGAGGAACGCCTTTTGTGAAACTTCCGGAACTTCCTAACTTACAATATTTGTTATCTTTTTCCTTAACCCAAGGTTCTTGGGAAGCATTTGGAGAAAAACTAACTTCGGGAAAAGAAATTCCCAAAGTAGATTTGATTTTATTACCGAAAGGCTCAAAGACACCTTCCAAAGGAGCCTTCCCTGAAAGGTTATAG
- a CDS encoding DUF3095 domain-containing protein encodes MDDFYKNLTPSSNFKNLFDGVMPTKVPDDWFILITDIVGSTKAIEEGRYKDVNTAGGLTAIAVANVYGHMDFPFVFGGDGVTFLLPINLLFPIRSAIADTISQVKVAFGLEMRAGIVPVQELYRAGTELFLSKFRASEHYVQCSLFGDALPLAETWIKEGKDESYLVRENEKILPADFTGFTCRWQDIPSERGEIVSLIVKPIHKDFEVCKKTVTRVLNFIRSEYGEEGDYHPLRVNNIELDSGPYLRNEALARVGKSTGFKYYLTLTQIWIERTAMAFAMKFGIPLKSGHYSLDKLKDYQVLSADFRKYDGTLKMVIDGSKEHREALVSFLNQLETEDLIRYGIFVSNRSLMTCVLKVASSDEVHFVDGADGGFAMAAKSLKEKLKVL; translated from the coding sequence GTGGATGACTTTTATAAAAACCTAACACCCAGTTCTAATTTTAAAAATTTATTTGATGGTGTGATGCCAACAAAAGTTCCTGATGATTGGTTTATACTCATTACCGATATTGTTGGATCCACAAAAGCAATTGAAGAAGGTAGATACAAAGATGTCAATACTGCGGGCGGACTAACTGCCATAGCCGTTGCCAATGTGTATGGACATATGGATTTTCCATTTGTGTTTGGCGGAGATGGAGTCACTTTTTTACTTCCTATCAATTTATTGTTTCCCATTCGTTCGGCCATTGCTGATACCATTTCGCAAGTGAAGGTTGCCTTTGGTTTAGAAATGCGAGCAGGGATTGTTCCTGTGCAAGAGTTGTATCGTGCGGGAACAGAATTATTTTTAAGTAAGTTTAGGGCCTCTGAACACTATGTCCAATGTTCCCTTTTTGGGGATGCGTTGCCACTTGCGGAAACATGGATCAAAGAAGGGAAAGATGAATCTTATTTAGTTCGTGAAAATGAAAAGATTTTGCCTGCGGATTTTACAGGATTTACTTGTCGTTGGCAAGACATTCCCAGTGAGAGGGGTGAGATTGTTTCTCTCATTGTAAAACCTATCCACAAAGATTTTGAAGTTTGTAAAAAAACGGTTACTCGTGTTCTTAATTTCATTCGTTCTGAATATGGAGAAGAGGGAGATTACCATCCCTTACGAGTGAACAACATTGAACTCGATTCGGGTCCTTATCTACGAAACGAAGCCCTGGCTCGTGTGGGTAAATCCACTGGTTTCAAATACTATTTAACATTAACTCAAATTTGGATCGAAAGAACGGCTATGGCTTTTGCAATGAAGTTTGGAATCCCTCTTAAGTCAGGTCACTATTCACTCGACAAACTAAAAGATTACCAAGTTCTTTCTGCAGACTTTCGTAAGTATGATGGAACTCTTAAGATGGTGATTGACGGATCAAAAGAACATAGAGAAGCACTTGTTTCTTTTTTGAACCAATTGGAAACGGAAGATCTGATTCGGTATGGGATTTTTGTTTCAAACAGGTCGCTTATGACCTGCGTATTAAAAGTAGCCTCTTCCGATGAAGTGCATTTTGTGGATGGGGCTGATGGCGGTTTTGCTATGGCCGCCAAGTCTTTGAAAGAAAAGTTAAAGGTGCTTTAG